The window GACGGCTTATGCGCTGCAAACGGTTGCGGCAACTGCAACACCGAAAATTGTAAAGGTTCAGCTTGCGGCTCGTCCTGCCGGGGACAAGCTACCTGCCATTAAGAATTTCCAAAAGAACACAAAGGGGCAATCAAGACGATAGCCCCTTTTTATTGTTAATTGACACATTGCCCGGCTTCTTAAAAAAACTACAATTGACTATATGAATACTCGGGATTATGACCTGATTCAAAGCATAGCTCAGGGCGACGAAGATGCTTTCAACGAGCTTGTATCAAGATATAAAGATAAGGTATTCTCAATCATCTACCGTTATCTCGGTTGTTGCCCGGATGCGGAGGATTTAGCACAGGAAGTATTCATAAAAATATGGCGTCATGCGGGAGGTTTCAAGGGAAAATCCGCTCTCTCGACCTGGGTTTACAAGATAGTTGCCAATCATTGTCTCAATTACCGGATGAAGGCAAAAAGACACAGACTTTCTCCGCTTGATGAAGGTATTCCTGATCATAAGGAGTGCCATGAAGAGGAATATATAAGGAAAAAAACCGCTGGGATTCTCTTGGAGGCATTGAACAGCCTGCCTCCAAGACAAAGGGTAGCTATTATACTCTCAAGATTCGATGATTGTTCGTATAAGGAGATATCCGAGATCCTCGACGTTTCTTTAGCAACCGTTGAATCGCTTCTGTTCAGAGCCAGGGAGAATCTGAGAAAGAAGCTTGCTCCCATGAGAAACAAAGGCGAGATTTGAAACACTGAAATTCTAGATCCGCAAATTCCGATGTTGACAAATCGCGATAATCGGGTAGATTTATAGGTATGATATTCCTTTTGCTGGGGGTAATGGCGTACAATCCGCCTGAGGATTCCGTCGTATATTATGGAGTCGATCTTGTATGGTGGCAGTTTTCAAGGCAGTGGGACGAGGCTTACGATACATCTCTTTCCGCCTTTCGCACTGCCCAGGGTTCCTACGACATGTTTTACTGGTATCAGGATACCGAAGGCAAGGTGGAGCTTCCCTGCATCTCGTTCTTCAGCCTTAGATACCGATATGAGGCGCGCTTCAACTTCCAGGAAAAGGTTGAATATCACAGGATAGAGCCTACGTTTCGCATATACAAGGACTTATACGCCCACCTTATGATTTCGCCATTCTACCATAAACGCTACGATGAGATGGGTGCCGGTCTCTCGTACCGGCCATCGACTCATAACTGGATATACTTCTACGGCGTGATGCAAGGATTCGACCATAATAACAGCATGCGCCACATTCTTCCGGGACCGAACAAGGATCCTTACCAGATACTGCCTTTCCGCTTCGAGATAGACGCAAGGGGCGAGCTTCCGTGGCTCAGGGCAAGGCTTCAAGCGGAGCTAGGCACTCACTCCCGGCAGTACCTGGACTGGCCCGATTCCTCCTATTACGTTTGGTACCGGGATCACGACCGCAGCGCAGTATCGGCAAGCTTAGAGTTTCAACCTCTCCGTGATGTATGGATAGGAGCAAAGGGAGCATGGCTGAGGGAGCGGGAGCGTACCGAGTGGCCCGATCAGGACTCCGTGATTGCCGACACCATACTCAACCTCTGGTTGCAGCCCTACGTATTCTGGCAGGCAACGGACAGAATCAATCTTATAGGTCAGTACAGGCTTGAGTCTTTCGACCAGGGGATGGATTCGCTTCATTACAGGCGCAACATCGATGTAATCTCATTCATCACTCACTGGCAGCCGTTCGATTTCCTAGGCATAGAAGCCGGATACGAGCGTCAATGGCGGTACCGCTATCATGACGCAGACACAATCCCGGAGGTCTGGAAGATGCCTCACACTTTTGCCAGATTCGTCTTCAACGCGAACCTTCGCTTCAAATCCGGCGTTTCCTTCATCGTAAAGGAGGGTATAAAAGCCAACGATCCTTTCGAGACCTTCAAGCGCTTCCACGCTCACACGTCCGTGCACATATTCATCCCTCTCGGCTTCGTTAACGAGCTGGGCAAAAAGTAGACATATCTTTCTTGACAACCTTTTTTTGACCTGTAGACTCCCTTCAAAAGCCTGCAATTATCTTAAGTCAGATTAATAAAAGGAGAGATATGAAGAGATTTGCGTTTTTAATTATTATTTTGTGTGTTTTCGTGAGCATGACAGGATGCGACGATGATATGTTCGTTGGCGTATTCTACTCCCTGGGCTCGCCTTTGAAATATGACGATTCCGAGGCTACACGCAGACTTAAGGTAGCTGCCTGCTGTCTTGAGTCAAGTATCGATCCGGATTCCAGCTTTTCACGAATGGTCGGTATGATTTCTGGAGTCAAGACAGATCATCCTGATGTCAGGCTCATAGTCTTCGGCGAGACCGTCCTTGGCTGGTACTATAAACCGGATGAACCCGAGGCGTATCAGCGCCGGATTGCTCAGACCATTCCTGGCCCGGCAACGGATTCGGTGGCCGAACTATGCAAGACTTACGATATATACGTAGTCTTCGGTCTTGCAGAATTGAGGGGGGGCTATCTTTACAACTCGCAGGTGCTTATCAACCCGCAGGGTTCAATCCAGGCCGTTCACTCCAAGCATGACCTAATCTACTGGGATCAGCTCTCCGGCTACACGCAGGGCATGGACACAACCATTGTCCAGATTGACGACATCAAGGCTGGCATGATCGTTTGCGCCGACATCAACAGCCTCTGGGCAACGAGAAGCATAGGTTCCCAGAACGTGGACGTGGTGATTCACAGCCTCGCGAACGTCGGCGACCTCAATCTCGAGATTGACCCCAACTCCCGCAGATTCGACGCATGGGAGATATTCGCTAACCGCTACGGCTGGGAAGGAGCAGGGGAGGAAAGATACCTCTACGGAGGCGAGACATACATCGCGGATCCTGTCGGCTGTGTAAGGGAGCGCTCCAGGGGCGAACAGGGCTACGTTTTCTGCGACCTGGGGGTGCACTGATGAAAAGAACAATTGCCGCTATCTCCATACTTGTTTCTATCCTGGCGGCGCGGGACAGGATAGACGATGATAAGGGCAGTTTCTATCTGACAATAAATTCAATGGCGCCTGTGGCGCAGATTCCGGGCTATTACACCAAAATCGTAGTTCCTTTCTTCTCTAACTTCGAGTACGGGCTGTCTGCGACAGCTGGATACCTTTTAACTCCCAGCCAGTCAGCTGACGCAAAGCTCGTACTTGGCTCAGCCGATCAGATAAGCTTTACGCCCCAGCTGCACGCAGGCTACAGCTTCTATCCCCTGGATGAGCTCAATCTCACCAACAAGGGGCTCTATCTCGGCGCGGACTTGAGGTTTCTTGACAAATGGAACACCATGACGGGCATCCATTACTTCGACCTGATACCGTCCGCACGCCTTGGGTACTTCATCGAAATAAAGCGGTTCATCATCGATCTGCGTTACAACCAGATCCTCGGCGCGTTCTCCTGGACGTCTAAAGATCACACCCCCGCCTCTCTCGGGTTCTTCCTCTCGCCTTTTCCGGAGATTGCGCCCGTCCTCCCCCTTTTGTCCCTGAATCTGGGCTGGAAGTTCTAGAAGCTGCTTTTCTCCCGTTAAGGCAGTAAAAAAGCGGCATTAACCATTCTGTCGTTTCGCGGTTTGTAAAAGGGAATTGGAAGATACACAAGAGCGGTCTCTAAGCTTATAATTTCCTGCTCCGTTTCGTCGAAGACGAAACGGAGCAGGAAACCGAATGATTTTCCTCAAGAACTTGTCTAATAGTCATGATTGAAATAGAACATAAGGAGATGAGGATGCCTTCTCTTACAAAAATACGCGGGTTAGAGTCTGAAAACATAAAAAAACTCACTAAGATAGGCATAAAAACAACCGCTCAGCTTCTCAAGCAGGGCTTAACATCTGAGAGCAGGAGGAGTTTGGCCGATATTCTCGGAGTTCAACCTTCGGTTATTTTGAGATGGGTTAAATATTCGGCTTTTTTTCAAATCGAGGGGATTACTCCTGAATATGTAGAGCTTTTAAATGCCGCAGGAATTACAAGTCCACAAGCTCTAAGCGTTTACAGCGCTCGCGAACTGGAAGCTATCCTTGAAAGAATAATAGAGGAGAGGGGTAATGGAATTAAACCGCCAACATACGAGAAGATCAGCATGTGGATATCACATTCTAAAAAACTAAGAAGCGAGATATGGTATGATGGCATGTTTTGTTACGATTAACGCAAAAATGCTTGACCATATCTTTTTTTTGGATATTCTATGGTTAATCAGGAGAGGCAGCAATGAAATGTTTAGATAAGAAAACCTGGCTTACCTACCTCAGGGGTGAAATGGACGAGAAGCTTGGAAGGGAAATCCGCATTCATCTTGAAAGCTGTCCGAAGTGCAAGGCTTTGGCAGGCGAACTTTCCAGGGCGTATGACAGTTTGGATCTTATTCAAGCTGTTGAGCCTGATTATTCGCTTGCATCTAAGATAAAACTCAGGATAAGAGATACGAGGCAGGAGAAGGATTGGGAGAGAGCGGTTGTTCCCGCAGCAGCAGCATTTGTGGGGGCGCTCTCAATCGCCGCGGGCGCTTTTCTCGGCAGGGGCATTTACGACATCGTACAGGGTGATTCATCTCAAGACGCCTACTCCTCGAACGTATATTATAGCGGCGAAGTCCCGAATCAACTAATGTATCTGGAAGGAGGCCAGAATTGAAATCAAGAGGGCTTTTGATTGGTCTCATTATATCCCTTGGTATAAACCTTGGAACTATAGGCACTTTGACTTTCTATTACATAAGGAAAGCAAGCCCCAGAATGATGTGGAAAGACTGGGAAAGAAAGAACAACGAAATCTGGGCAAGGGTAGAGGATAGTCTTGACATCAGCCCGGAGTTAGCCGCGGAGCTGCGCGAGATGTTCAAGAATAAGGCCAAAGAAACCATGATGATGAACAAGAATCTTGCGGAAACAAGAGACTCGCTTCTTGAACTTATAGAAGAACCCGAGCTTGACACCCAAAGGCTTATCGAGTTGTTATCCCGCGAAGAACAAGTTCAAAAAGAGATTGCTTTAACGCTCTATAAAAATCTCATTGAAGCCAAGAAGAAGCTTTCACCGGAAAAACAATCTCAATTCGTTGGTTTTTTCAAACAGTCTGTAAAATTTACGGGTAAACCCTGGTATATCTGGATAGATAAAAAGAACCGAAGTCAGAAAGATCACAAATAAACAGGAGATTTTATCGAGAGGCTCGTCTGCGATCCGGATTGGGAAAACATTTCTAAGGCTTCAAAAGGGGATGAGGACGCCTTCGGCATTCTTGTAAAAAAATATGAAGCCCCTGTTTCCTCGCTGATTTACAGATACACCGGAGGAGCAAATGCCGATGATCTCGTCCAGGAGGTATTCATAAAGGTTTGGCAAAAGGCATCGTCGTTTAAGGGGCGCTCAAAATTCTCCACCTGGCTTTACCGTGTCGCAGTCAATCACTGTCTGAATTACAGGTCAAAACAAAAAAGCGGATTAACGTCCGAACTCGATGAATCGGTTCCCGACAATTCGCCCGACGCGCAAGCCGTTTATGAAGTAAAAGAAAGAGCGGACTTGGTTAGGAAAGCGATTGCCGGGTTATCGTCAAAGCAGCGTATGGCAATCCTGCTCTTCAAGTTCGAAGGCTACTCCGTCGCCGAGGTCGCCGACATAATGGAACTGTCCTTCTCCGCCACCCAGTCCCTTATCTTTCGAGCGATTGATAACCTGAGAAAAAGATTGGTTTAGCCTAGCTGCTAGATTGGTGCTTATTGTTTTATACTAAGAAATCAAGGATCAAGAGTTAATCTCCTGTATGAATATCTCTTATAACTTGATGGGGCGCCAGCCATTGCTGGCGCCCCATGTGTTTGAATTATCTCGTTATGATTGCGCGTTTTTAAGGTGCTCCTCGACGGCCTCAAGCTCCTTCTTGAGCTGTCCCTTGTAATGCTCGAGATGCTCGAGCCTCTCTTCTCTTGTGTAGAAACGACGGAACCCGAAACCCGTCATTCCTGAGCAGCAGCCATGAGCGGGCGTGCAGCACGATTCCTGGGCTATGTGGTGCTTTTCCATTGTAAACCTCCTTAAAAGGTTTTTTGCGTGTTTAATAATCCGTCAGATCTGCGGACAAATTCTTCTTCAATCTCTGTGTTTGAGTATTTAACTTATCAAGCAATTGCTTAATAACATCCATAAAAATTTTTACTCACCTTCAAGTTCCTTTATCCTTGCCTCAACCTCAGCAATCTTTTGTCTGAGTGCTTTAGCATGTCTCTTGAGATGCTCAAGTTCCGAGCCCCCGCCCTCCCCGCCCTCCTCGCCCTCCCCGCCCGATTCATGGTCGCATCTTACCTCAATAACCTTGCAGCCGCATGAGCAGACATTGGTAAGCGCGTCCCTGCAGTGCTCCATTGCGACCTCGTCGATCTCGTAGGGCAGCCAGTAACCCTTGCGCTCGCAGTGCACGAGTCCGGCGTAGCGAAGAACCTTGAGATGCTGAGAAACGGCTGATGGTGTTATGTTAAGTGTGGCGGCCAGCTCCTTGACCCCCTGGGGGCCCTTCTCCTTCAGGATCTCGATGATGCGGATTCGGGTCTCGACGCTCAAGGCCTTGAAAAGTTCTACGTGTTTAGTTTCATCCATAATCAATCCGATTAAGCAACTGCTTAATTATAAGCGCAGGAGATAGATTGTCAAGCCCGTAAAGGAAGTTTCTTGTGTGATAGGAAGGAGTAAGAGAGATGATGTTAGTTAACGACATGTCCCATGCAAACCTTTTATGCCGACTTCTCGTCTATTGATTCGAGAGAGTTCCTTAAGAAGCCAAATAACAAACTTCTGAACCTAAGGAGAATGATGTTTGGAGCTATCATTCCGGCAATAATGATCGTGTTACCGATGAAATCGTCGGTTATCGATTCTGGAGACGGCTTCTGGGAAGCTGTTCGCAATCTTGAGACCCCTCAGGAGAAGGACCTCGATATGGAGCATAAAGGTTTTGGTGAGGCCGTTAGTGTCATGGCGGCAGGCGATTTCGCCAGGGCGGAGTCGCTTTTTACAATGATGCGAGACGCGTCCGATTCCCTGGTGGCCCAGGAATCGCAAGCCCTGCTCCACGATATATGGTTATACCGCTCACGGTGGGACAAGCTCAAGGAGGATACGGATGAAGGGATTGAGGAGGGCTCAGATGAGGGCAATGAGGATGGTCCCGGGTTATATGATGTGTACGCCGAATTGCCGCCGAGGGTATTCACCTTTCCCCAGTCGCGCCAGACCATCCCACTGGAGCGAAGCGTCTCCGGCTCACCCGTGGTCGAGGTCACGGTAAACGGGAAGAAACACAAGTTCTGGCTCGATACCGGGGCCCAGGGTACGGTTATCTCCTCGAACACCGCCCAGGACTGCTCCGTCACACCATTGATTGAAAGCGGGGTTAAGGCGATGGGAGCAACCTCCCAGACCGTGCCCGTATCGCCGGCGGCGCTCGATTCGCTCGTAATCGCGGGGATCAAGATCACGAATCAGCCCGTTTCCATAATGGATTCGAAGAACCTGACGCTTATGGGCGGGCAAATCGTTATCGAGGGTATCATCGGCTGGGACATCCTTAAACATCTTGTTATCGAGATAGATTCCGGCGCTATTACGCTCTACGAACCTCTAATAGCGGAGGGGCGGGATAGAAATCTCATCTGGTTCACAGTGCCCCTCGTAAAGTGCCGGTACGATTCCGGAACCCCCGTCTACTTTGTTCTGGATACGGGCGCAGGCAGAACCGGCTTGTTTGAGAGCGCATTCGACAGACTAGAGATAAAGAACTTCCGGACCGACACACTCACGGTCGGAGCGGTGGGCGGCTCCCAGAAAATAGAGGTCAAGATCGTACCTGAAGTCAGGCTGGCCCTTGACGGAACCGAATTTGAATTCAAAGACGTTAAAGCCATGCCTGAATTGAGACGCAAGGGTAGCTTTGTAAATGCGGTCGGGATTCTGGGCGCCGACGCGTTCTCGGCCGGTCACTGCATCAAGGTTGATATGACCAACGGGGTATTTGAAGTGAAGTAGCCCGGAGGATTGAGGAATAGCCCTGACCTCATCCGGGATCCATCCGATAAACTGAGATGATGGATTGTCAAGTTCCGATGCTGTGCTTCTGGCGGTTTCTTGTTGCGAAAAGTCGCAGCGAATGGACTAACAAGTTGAACTTGACAATGTCTGAATAACAAACCCATGCCCCATCAAAAACACTGCGTGTTTTTTTTGGGGGGGGGTATATTCGATGGTGAGTTTACTTTATCACGTGGCTAGCGATAACGGTGCGCTGTATCTGGTTAGTTCCTTCGTAAATCTGCAGAATCTTTGCGTCGCGCATGAATTTCTCGACCGGATACTCCTTCATGTAGCCGTAGCCGCCCATTATCTGGACAGCGTCGGTCGTTACCCGCATTGCTACATCCGAGGCGAACATCTTTGCCATTGCGGATTCACGCGCAATGTCCTTGGCTCCGGAATCAATCATCCTTGCAGTGGCATAAAGAAGCGCACGCGCAGCCTCGACCTCGGTTGCCATGTCCGCCAGCATGAACTGGACGCCCTGGAAGCTTGTGATGGGCTTGCCGAACTGACGGCGTTCTTTCGCATACTCGAGCGCTTCATCAAGCGCGCCCTGAGCGGTTCCAACTGCCTGAGCGGCAACGCCAGGACGAGTGCGGTCGAACGTCTTCATCGCTATAATGAAGCCCATGCCGCGTTTGCCCAGGAGGTTCTCCTTGGGGACCTTGCAGTCATTGAATATCAGCTGCGTTGTTTTTGATGCCCTGATGCCCATCTTGTTTTCTTCCTTGCCGAAATCGAACCCCGGCGTACCCTTTTCGACCATCATTATCGAAGCGCCTCGAGCTCCTTTATCCGGGTCTGTCATCACCACTACCGAGTAGATGTCGGCAACCTCTCCATTGGTGATGAACTGCTTAGTTCCGTTTATTATATACCCATCCTCAACCTCCTTAGCGGTAGTCTTTATGGAGCCGGCATCCGAACCTGCACCAGCTTCTGTAAGAGCGAAAGCGGCGTATACCTTTCCATCCGCAATCCTCGGAAGGAAACGCTTCTTCTGCTCATCCGATCCGTACAAAAGAATAGGCATTGCTGCAAGTCCGTTTGCGCCGTAAGTTGTACCTATACCGGGGCATACACGGCATATCTCCTCGGTAACGATGCACATCTCAGTAACCCCTCCGCCCATGCCGCCGAACTCCTCGGGAATGAAAACCCTCAAAAGATCAGCGCGGGCAAGCTCCTTCATTATCTCATGCGGAAACTCGCCCTTCTCGTCCAGTTCGGCGCGGATAGGCTTAATCTTCTTCAAGGCTATCTCGCGAGTTGTGTCGCGAATCATCTTCTGCTCTTCAGTAAAAAAATAATCCATACAAACTCCTTTGGTTCAAGCTCATCTAATTCAACACTTCGAATCCTCCCATTATGGATTATACTGAAAAAAAAAGAATTTCAAGCCCTTTCCAAGCCCTTTCAATGTCTCATCTCCAAGTTACGACAGATTGAGTCTTGCAGGAGCTAGTACTCAATCCCTTTCCTTGCC is drawn from bacterium and contains these coding sequences:
- a CDS encoding DUF5320 domain-containing protein, yielding MEKHHIAQESCCTPAHGCCSGMTGFGFRRFYTREERLEHLEHYKGQLKKELEAVEEHLKNAQS
- a CDS encoding sigma-70 family RNA polymerase sigma factor encodes the protein MNTRDYDLIQSIAQGDEDAFNELVSRYKDKVFSIIYRYLGCCPDAEDLAQEVFIKIWRHAGGFKGKSALSTWVYKIVANHCLNYRMKAKRHRLSPLDEGIPDHKECHEEEYIRKKTAGILLEALNSLPPRQRVAIILSRFDDCSYKEISEILDVSLATVESLLFRARENLRKKLAPMRNKGEI
- a CDS encoding winged helix-turn-helix transcriptional regulator — protein: MDETKHVELFKALSVETRIRIIEILKEKGPQGVKELAATLNITPSAVSQHLKVLRYAGLVHCERKGYWLPYEIDEVAMEHCRDALTNVCSCGCKVIEVRCDHESGGEGEEGGEGGGSELEHLKRHAKALRQKIAEVEARIKELEGE
- a CDS encoding zf-HC2 domain-containing protein — encoded protein: MKCLDKKTWLTYLRGEMDEKLGREIRIHLESCPKCKALAGELSRAYDSLDLIQAVEPDYSLASKIKLRIRDTRQEKDWERAVVPAAAAFVGALSIAAGAFLGRGIYDIVQGDSSQDAYSSNVYYSGEVPNQLMYLEGGQN
- a CDS encoding acyl-CoA dehydrogenase, encoding MDYFFTEEQKMIRDTTREIALKKIKPIRAELDEKGEFPHEIMKELARADLLRVFIPEEFGGMGGGVTEMCIVTEEICRVCPGIGTTYGANGLAAMPILLYGSDEQKKRFLPRIADGKVYAAFALTEAGAGSDAGSIKTTAKEVEDGYIINGTKQFITNGEVADIYSVVVMTDPDKGARGASIMMVEKGTPGFDFGKEENKMGIRASKTTQLIFNDCKVPKENLLGKRGMGFIIAMKTFDRTRPGVAAQAVGTAQGALDEALEYAKERRQFGKPITSFQGVQFMLADMATEVEAARALLYATARMIDSGAKDIARESAMAKMFASDVAMRVTTDAVQIMGGYGYMKEYPVEKFMRDAKILQIYEGTNQIQRTVIASHVIK
- a CDS encoding RNA polymerase sigma factor, whose protein sequence is MERLVCDPDWENISKASKGDEDAFGILVKKYEAPVSSLIYRYTGGANADDLVQEVFIKVWQKASSFKGRSKFSTWLYRVAVNHCLNYRSKQKSGLTSELDESVPDNSPDAQAVYEVKERADLVRKAIAGLSSKQRMAILLFKFEGYSVAEVADIMELSFSATQSLIFRAIDNLRKRLV
- a CDS encoding carbon-nitrogen hydrolase family protein — translated: MKRFAFLIIILCVFVSMTGCDDDMFVGVFYSLGSPLKYDDSEATRRLKVAACCLESSIDPDSSFSRMVGMISGVKTDHPDVRLIVFGETVLGWYYKPDEPEAYQRRIAQTIPGPATDSVAELCKTYDIYVVFGLAELRGGYLYNSQVLINPQGSIQAVHSKHDLIYWDQLSGYTQGMDTTIVQIDDIKAGMIVCADINSLWATRSIGSQNVDVVIHSLANVGDLNLEIDPNSRRFDAWEIFANRYGWEGAGEERYLYGGETYIADPVGCVRERSRGEQGYVFCDLGVH
- a CDS encoding periplasmic heavy metal sensor, with product MKSRGLLIGLIISLGINLGTIGTLTFYYIRKASPRMMWKDWERKNNEIWARVEDSLDISPELAAELREMFKNKAKETMMMNKNLAETRDSLLELIEEPELDTQRLIELLSREEQVQKEIALTLYKNLIEAKKKLSPEKQSQFVGFFKQSVKFTGKPWYIWIDKKNRSQKDHK
- a CDS encoding DUF4332 domain-containing protein; this translates as MIEIEHKEMRMPSLTKIRGLESENIKKLTKIGIKTTAQLLKQGLTSESRRSLADILGVQPSVILRWVKYSAFFQIEGITPEYVELLNAAGITSPQALSVYSARELEAILERIIEERGNGIKPPTYEKISMWISHSKKLRSEIWYDGMFCYD